From Levilactobacillus zymae, a single genomic window includes:
- the dapF gene encoding diaminopimelate epimerase, which translates to MSTLTKAHGSENQFFILDQTLLENPLNDGELSQLAIQLCDSDHHVLGGADGVLVVNTTDHPDCLGEMRIINADGSEAKMCGNGLRTVTRYLAEKFHQTKFKVATPFMDLAVEQAPALAPKVPAYSVQIAPISMAAQDLPLHYHDQPVLDNQLVPEFLPEQRFTAIAVPNPHLISFVDQIDQADLGQLGQGLNATNPYFTEGVNVSFAVIEGPNQLFVQTYERGVGFTNACGTGMSATSLAFARQFTDQFDPAHPITVRNPGGSVQVRVVLGATAATSQLHLIGNATFTAKLDLPEADLHHAVLNQITVRPTDEEMAYQAFVQAANDHAASSEN; encoded by the coding sequence ATGAGTACCCTAACGAAAGCTCACGGCTCCGAAAATCAATTCTTCATCCTGGACCAGACACTCCTAGAAAACCCGTTAAACGACGGTGAATTAAGCCAGTTGGCCATTCAACTCTGTGACTCCGACCACCACGTCTTAGGTGGTGCCGATGGCGTTCTGGTGGTGAATACCACCGACCATCCCGATTGTCTCGGAGAGATGCGCATCATCAATGCCGACGGTTCCGAAGCCAAGATGTGTGGCAACGGTTTACGGACCGTCACACGTTACCTGGCCGAAAAGTTCCACCAAACCAAGTTTAAGGTGGCCACCCCGTTCATGGACTTAGCCGTTGAGCAAGCCCCGGCCCTGGCGCCGAAAGTTCCGGCCTACAGCGTGCAAATTGCGCCGATTTCCATGGCAGCTCAGGACTTGCCCCTACACTACCATGACCAACCGGTGCTCGACAATCAGTTAGTCCCCGAGTTTCTCCCGGAGCAGCGTTTTACGGCCATTGCCGTGCCCAACCCGCACTTGATCAGCTTCGTCGACCAGATCGATCAGGCCGACCTCGGCCAACTCGGTCAGGGCTTAAACGCGACTAACCCCTACTTTACCGAAGGGGTCAACGTGAGCTTCGCGGTCATCGAGGGGCCCAACCAACTCTTCGTGCAGACCTACGAACGTGGCGTGGGTTTCACTAACGCCTGCGGGACGGGAATGTCGGCCACCAGTCTGGCCTTCGCCCGTCAATTTACCGACCAGTTTGATCCGGCCCACCCCATTACGGTCCGGAATCCGGGCGGTTCAGTTCAGGTTCGCGTGGTGTTAGGCGCGACGGCGGCGACTAGCCAACTCCACTTGATTGGCAACGCGACGTTTACCGCTAAGCTTGACCTACCCGAAGCCGATTTGCACCACGCCGTTTTAAACCAAATCACCGTGCGGCCGACTGACGAGGAAATGGCCTACCAGGCCTTCGTCCAAGCGGCCAACGACCACGCTGCATCGTCTGAAAACTAA
- a CDS encoding DEAD/DEAH box helicase, producing MKFKELGLSEDLLKAVTDAGYEEATPIQAETIPMVLAGQDVIGQAQTGTGKTAAFALPILEKIDKNNPNVQALVVSPTRELAIQTQEEIYKLGRNERANVQVVYGGADIRRQIKSLKNHPQVVVGTPGRLLDHIRRRTLKLDHVQMLVLDEADEMLNMGFLDDIEDIIKQLPEERQTMLFSATMPPEIKRVGVQFMQDPKHVKIKAKELTTDLIDQYYVRSRDFEKFDVMTRFFDVQDPDLTIVFTRTKRRVDEISNGLQARGYNAAGIHGDLTQKRRTQIMNEFRHGKLDILVATDVAARGIDINDVTHVYNYDIPQDPDSYVHRVGRTGRAGKHGVSMTFVTPNEMGYLREIEKLTKVRMLPLKPPSAEEAFVGQLGVAKEAVSDLINKTDTEKYADAAKSLLDEYDAEDLAAALLNAVTKDDNSQVPVKITPERPLPKRGGKRHGSGGGYHRGGGYHRGGNGGHRGGGEHRHYDRNRRSGNDRNDRNRGGNRDRRNNGGRRSERAKHGFTIRKKD from the coding sequence TTGAAGTTTAAAGAACTGGGTCTTTCCGAGGACCTACTGAAAGCTGTTACTGATGCAGGTTACGAAGAAGCGACCCCAATTCAAGCCGAAACCATCCCCATGGTCTTGGCTGGCCAAGATGTGATTGGCCAAGCCCAAACCGGGACTGGTAAAACGGCAGCCTTCGCACTCCCCATTCTGGAAAAGATTGATAAAAACAATCCAAACGTCCAGGCCTTGGTGGTTTCCCCAACGCGGGAACTAGCCATCCAGACGCAAGAAGAAATCTATAAATTAGGCCGTAACGAACGGGCCAACGTCCAAGTCGTTTACGGTGGGGCAGATATTCGGCGGCAAATCAAGAGCTTAAAGAACCATCCCCAAGTCGTTGTCGGGACGCCTGGTCGGTTATTAGACCACATCCGGCGGCGGACGCTGAAGCTGGACCACGTTCAAATGTTGGTGTTAGATGAAGCCGACGAAATGTTGAACATGGGCTTCTTGGACGACATTGAAGACATTATCAAGCAATTGCCAGAAGAACGGCAAACCATGCTGTTCTCGGCTACCATGCCACCCGAAATCAAGCGGGTCGGGGTGCAATTCATGCAAGACCCGAAGCACGTGAAGATCAAGGCCAAGGAATTGACCACGGATCTGATCGATCAATACTACGTGCGGTCCCGAGACTTTGAAAAGTTTGACGTGATGACGCGCTTCTTTGACGTGCAAGACCCAGACTTGACCATCGTCTTTACGCGGACTAAGCGCCGGGTCGACGAAATTTCCAACGGGTTACAAGCCCGCGGGTATAACGCTGCCGGAATTCACGGGGACTTGACGCAAAAGCGCCGGACCCAGATCATGAACGAATTCCGTCACGGAAAGTTGGACATCTTGGTGGCAACCGACGTGGCTGCCCGGGGGATCGATATCAACGACGTGACCCACGTGTACAACTACGATATTCCGCAAGATCCCGATAGTTACGTTCACCGGGTCGGCCGGACGGGCCGTGCCGGGAAGCACGGGGTTTCTATGACCTTCGTGACGCCGAACGAAATGGGTTACTTACGCGAAATCGAAAAGTTGACCAAGGTGCGGATGCTGCCTCTGAAGCCACCTTCGGCCGAAGAAGCCTTTGTGGGTCAATTAGGTGTGGCTAAGGAAGCCGTTTCTGATCTGATCAACAAGACGGATACTGAGAAGTACGCGGACGCAGCGAAGAGTCTATTGGACGAGTACGATGCTGAAGACTTAGCGGCGGCGTTATTAAACGCGGTCACCAAGGACGACAACAGCCAGGTACCCGTTAAGATTACGCCAGAACGGCCGTTGCCTAAGCGCGGCGGCAAGCGTCACGGCAGCGGTGGTGGTTATCATCGTGGTGGCGGTTACCATCGTGGTGGTAACGGCGGACACCGTGGCGGTGGCGAACACCGGCACTATGACCGGAACCGGCGGAGCGGGAACGACCGCAACGATCGAAACCGGGGTGGCAACCGGGATCGGCGCAACAACGGTGGTCGGCGTTCCGAAAGGGCCAAGCACGGCTTCACGATTCGGAAAAAAGATTAG
- a CDS encoding LysE family transporter: protein MTFLIQGLTMGLAYVAPIGLQNLFVINSALGQPKRRALLTAWIVIFFDIALSLSCFFGIGALMQRYHWLQAVILLVGSLIVIYIGANLLRTHPTTQAPQEVVTALGKTIVTAFVVTWCNPQAIIDGTMLLGAFHVSMPASSAAPFITGVALASVIWFSGITLLISHFKNGFNAKILRGINLVCGLIILLYGAKLFWTFTQLAF, encoded by the coding sequence ATGACTTTTTTAATTCAAGGACTCACCATGGGGCTAGCCTACGTGGCACCGATTGGACTCCAAAACCTATTCGTCATCAACTCCGCACTGGGCCAGCCCAAACGACGGGCCCTATTGACCGCCTGGATCGTGATTTTCTTCGATATTGCCCTTTCGCTCAGCTGCTTTTTTGGCATCGGGGCGCTGATGCAACGCTATCACTGGCTGCAAGCCGTGATTCTCTTAGTGGGCAGTCTCATCGTGATCTACATCGGGGCCAACCTATTACGTACCCATCCCACCACTCAAGCGCCCCAAGAGGTGGTGACCGCGTTGGGGAAAACCATCGTCACCGCCTTTGTCGTGACCTGGTGTAACCCCCAAGCCATTATCGATGGCACCATGCTACTGGGGGCCTTTCACGTGTCGATGCCCGCTAGTAGCGCCGCTCCGTTCATCACCGGGGTCGCCTTGGCCTCGGTGATTTGGTTTTCTGGGATCACCCTGTTGATTTCCCACTTTAAAAATGGGTTTAACGCTAAGATTCTGCGAGGCATTAATCTCGTTTGTGGGCTCATTATCCTCTTATACGGAGCCAAACTCTTCTGGACCTTTACGCAACTGGCCTTTTAG
- the dapD gene encoding 2,3,4,5-tetrahydropyridine-2,6-dicarboxylate N-acetyltransferase gives MQKLSAEEIIAYIGNAQKVTPVKVTLKGHLTAADIPADVQSFLTADFAILYGDYRAIAPLLAGKDAADYHLEVTAQNSAVPLLPIEHVNARIEPGAIIRDQVTIGDNAVIMMGAVINIGAEIGEGTMIDMGAVLGGRATVGQNSHIGANAVLAGVVEPASAKPVTIGNNVTVGANAVVLEGVEVGDNAVVGAGAVVTKDVAPNAVVAGVPARILKIKDQQTVDKTHIEQDLRRL, from the coding sequence ATGCAAAAATTAAGTGCTGAAGAAATTATTGCCTACATTGGAAACGCCCAGAAGGTTACGCCGGTTAAGGTTACCTTGAAAGGCCACTTGACCGCCGCCGATATTCCGGCGGATGTCCAGAGCTTCTTGACGGCGGATTTTGCCATTCTCTACGGTGATTACCGGGCCATTGCACCGCTTTTAGCCGGGAAAGACGCGGCCGACTACCATTTAGAAGTGACCGCCCAAAACTCCGCGGTGCCGTTACTACCGATTGAGCACGTGAATGCCCGCATCGAACCGGGCGCCATTATTCGTGACCAGGTCACGATTGGTGACAATGCCGTCATCATGATGGGGGCCGTTATCAATATCGGTGCCGAGATTGGGGAAGGGACCATGATTGATATGGGTGCCGTTTTAGGGGGACGAGCCACGGTGGGCCAGAACTCCCACATCGGCGCTAATGCCGTCCTAGCGGGAGTGGTCGAACCCGCCTCCGCTAAGCCGGTCACCATCGGCAACAATGTGACGGTGGGGGCCAACGCGGTGGTTCTAGAAGGCGTCGAGGTCGGCGATAACGCCGTGGTGGGTGCCGGTGCCGTGGTGACCAAAGACGTGGCCCCTAACGCCGTGGTAGCGGGGGTTCCTGCCCGGATCTTGAAGATTAAAGATCAGCAGACCGTTGATAAGACCCACATTGAACAGGACTTACGCCGCCTATGA
- a CDS encoding aspartate kinase: MKVVKFGGSSLATGQQVNKVINIIQADSDRQVVVTSAPGKRFDKDIKVTDLLIQYATQVQQGADFQATVTAISQRYQEISDYFQLPDDTLTLINKKLAALATTKFADDEHLLAAFKAHGELLNAILIAAVLNHQGIPAKFVDPRVAGILVTGHPNDADVLSSTYANLAQIKPHNARLVFPGFFGYTPDGDIYTFARGGSDITGSILSRGMNADLYENFTDVDAIYAANNHVVDHPAIIQKMSYREMRELSYAGFSVFQDEAIIPAVQGQIPVNVKNTNNPSAPGTLIVPSQFVFNPATPITGIASSRRFSALYLHRYLLNKEVGFTLKLLQIFKRYNISYDHMPTGIDDLTVIFDRSKLDNATIKALCNDVHKTLDPDYLEWIDDYAIIMVVGEGIAHNIDTISKVIDALTQNNIAIHMINQGASQISIMLGVQSKDADNAVRYIYQTFFQPSEVTNS, translated from the coding sequence GTGAAAGTTGTTAAGTTTGGTGGCAGTTCCCTAGCTACCGGTCAACAGGTCAACAAAGTGATTAACATTATTCAAGCTGATTCGGATCGTCAAGTGGTCGTCACCTCGGCGCCTGGTAAACGATTCGACAAGGACATTAAGGTGACCGATCTCCTCATTCAATACGCCACTCAGGTGCAACAAGGCGCCGACTTTCAAGCGACGGTAACGGCGATTAGTCAACGGTACCAGGAGATTAGTGACTATTTCCAATTACCCGACGACACCCTAACCCTCATCAACAAAAAGTTAGCGGCCCTCGCCACCACTAAGTTTGCCGACGACGAACACCTGCTGGCGGCCTTCAAAGCCCACGGTGAACTGCTAAACGCCATTCTGATTGCCGCCGTGCTGAACCACCAAGGAATTCCCGCTAAGTTCGTCGATCCACGGGTCGCGGGCATCTTAGTAACCGGTCATCCCAACGATGCCGACGTTTTGTCTTCGACCTACGCTAACCTGGCGCAGATTAAGCCCCACAACGCCCGGCTGGTCTTCCCGGGGTTCTTCGGTTACACCCCGGACGGCGATATCTACACGTTCGCCCGCGGTGGTTCCGACATCACCGGGTCCATCCTTAGTCGGGGGATGAACGCCGACCTCTACGAAAACTTTACCGACGTCGACGCCATCTACGCGGCCAATAACCACGTGGTTGACCATCCGGCCATTATCCAGAAGATGTCCTACCGGGAAATGCGAGAACTCTCGTACGCCGGCTTCTCGGTCTTCCAAGACGAGGCCATCATCCCGGCGGTGCAGGGTCAGATTCCGGTCAACGTTAAAAATACGAATAATCCCAGCGCCCCCGGAACCTTAATTGTGCCGTCTCAATTCGTGTTCAATCCGGCGACCCCCATCACGGGGATTGCCAGTTCCCGCCGGTTCTCCGCGTTGTACTTACACCGCTACCTGCTCAACAAGGAAGTTGGCTTCACCCTGAAGCTGTTACAAATTTTCAAACGCTATAACATTTCTTACGACCACATGCCTACCGGGATCGATGACCTGACGGTGATTTTTGACCGCTCCAAGCTCGATAATGCGACCATTAAGGCGCTATGCAATGATGTGCATAAAACGTTGGACCCCGACTACCTCGAGTGGATCGACGACTACGCCATTATCATGGTCGTCGGCGAAGGTATCGCACACAATATTGACACCATTAGTAAGGTGATCGACGCCCTGACTCAAAACAACATTGCCATCCACATGATTAACCAAGGGGCTTCACAGATCTCCATCATGCTCGGGGTGCAATCTAAGGACGCCGACAATGCCGTTCGTTACATTTACCAGACCTTCTTTCAACCCAGCGAGGTGACTAATTCATGA
- the murF gene encoding UDP-N-acetylmuramoyl-tripeptide--D-alanyl-D-alanine ligase, with product MKMQLAEIAHAVGAINDYEQWASVNVTSVAFDSRHLQPGGLFIPLTGEQDGHQFIQSAIDHGAVATLWAQDLAKAPADFPVIQVENSLTALQTLARYYLTKINPRVVAITGSNGKTTTKDMIAALLSTQFNVTKTYANFNNEIGVPMTVLSMEPNTEMLVVEMGMDRPGQLDFLSKLVTPDVAVITMIGEAHIEFFGTRDKIADAKFEITHGLSGDGFFVYDGDEPLLRQRVGDLAQQQVTFGRQTTNDLYATAVTDTPTSTSFTTNKWPEVHFTVPMIGDYNVNNALAALAVADLYRIRPENAQKALQTVPLTKNRAEWVTGAQGESLLSDVYNSNPTAVREVLHAFGQTLVKGRRLVVLGDMLELGAQSAELHAGLASALDPTKFAHVYLVGPQMKALQAALATTAPELPVTHFASDDLAGVTAALQATITADDQVLLKGSHGIHLENVLAQLMPTEKN from the coding sequence ATGAAGATGCAACTTGCGGAAATTGCCCATGCAGTCGGGGCAATCAATGATTACGAACAGTGGGCGAGCGTCAACGTGACCAGCGTGGCGTTTGATAGTCGGCACCTGCAACCCGGGGGCCTCTTTATCCCATTGACCGGAGAACAAGACGGTCACCAGTTTATCCAATCGGCGATTGATCACGGTGCGGTGGCAACCCTGTGGGCTCAAGACTTAGCTAAGGCCCCAGCCGATTTCCCCGTAATTCAAGTCGAAAACTCGCTGACCGCCTTACAAACGTTGGCCCGCTATTACCTGACCAAGATCAACCCCCGGGTGGTGGCCATTACCGGGAGCAACGGGAAGACCACGACTAAGGATATGATTGCGGCCCTCTTAAGCACGCAATTCAACGTGACCAAGACCTACGCTAATTTCAATAACGAAATCGGGGTGCCGATGACGGTGCTCTCCATGGAGCCCAACACCGAAATGTTGGTGGTTGAAATGGGGATGGACCGGCCCGGACAACTGGACTTCTTGAGTAAGTTGGTCACACCGGACGTGGCCGTGATTACCATGATTGGGGAAGCACACATCGAGTTCTTCGGTACCCGTGATAAGATTGCGGACGCCAAGTTTGAGATTACCCACGGATTGAGTGGCGACGGGTTCTTCGTCTATGACGGCGACGAGCCGTTGTTGCGGCAGCGCGTGGGCGACCTGGCTCAACAACAGGTAACCTTTGGTCGACAAACCACTAACGACCTGTACGCGACCGCCGTCACGGACACACCGACTAGTACCAGCTTTACCACCAACAAGTGGCCCGAGGTCCATTTCACGGTACCAATGATTGGTGATTACAACGTCAACAATGCCTTGGCCGCCTTAGCGGTCGCCGATCTGTACCGGATTCGCCCCGAAAATGCGCAAAAAGCCTTACAAACGGTGCCGCTAACCAAGAATCGGGCCGAATGGGTCACCGGCGCTCAGGGCGAAAGTCTGCTGAGCGACGTGTACAATTCTAATCCCACGGCGGTCCGCGAGGTGTTACATGCCTTTGGCCAAACACTGGTCAAGGGCCGCCGCCTAGTGGTCTTAGGCGATATGTTAGAGTTGGGCGCTCAGTCCGCCGAACTGCACGCCGGCTTAGCGAGCGCTTTAGATCCGACCAAGTTCGCTCACGTTTATCTGGTGGGCCCGCAAATGAAGGCGTTGCAGGCGGCCCTAGCCACCACGGCCCCAGAACTACCCGTCACGCATTTTGCGAGTGACGACTTAGCCGGTGTGACGGCGGCATTACAAGCCACCATCACGGCCGACGATCAAGTATTGTTAAAGGGGTCGCACGGCATTCACCTTGAAAACGTGTTGGCGCAGCTAATGCCGACCGAAAAAAACTGA
- the lysA gene encoding diaminopimelate decarboxylase, with translation MKNPDLTANAAGHLMIGGVDTVDLAHDFGTPLVVYDVAAIKQQIQAFRDSLVANGLRYQISYASKAFATVAMYQLVNQAGIHTDVVSGGELYTALQAGLPASRISFHGNNKSRAELEMAVDHHIGVIILDNFYEIQLLHEILLEKNTNVDVMLRLTPGISAHTHKYIQTGQVDSKFGFDVDSGQADQAVQEVLNIEQMHLIGIHAHIGSQIFGPEGFEMLVNKLVDISADWRAKFHYVPQILNLGGGFGIRYTADDHPLGPETFIDDIAATLKKRIAQRQLELPEIWIEPGRSIVGPAGYNLYTVGARKDIPELTSYVAVDGGMGDNIRPALYQAKYDAVCANHLNAPTVEPVHLAGKYCESGDILIDQAALPAVVPGDLVALLATGAYGYSMASNYNRNPRPAVVFVENGQAKCVVQRESYADLTRLDQSYL, from the coding sequence ATGAAGAATCCAGACTTAACCGCGAATGCTGCGGGACATTTAATGATCGGTGGGGTGGACACGGTCGACTTAGCCCACGACTTCGGAACGCCACTGGTGGTGTACGACGTTGCGGCGATTAAACAACAAATCCAGGCCTTTCGGGACAGCTTAGTGGCCAACGGGCTTCGCTATCAGATTAGTTATGCTAGCAAGGCCTTCGCCACGGTCGCGATGTATCAGTTGGTCAACCAAGCCGGAATTCACACGGACGTGGTATCCGGGGGTGAACTTTACACGGCCCTTCAGGCGGGCTTGCCGGCCAGCCGGATCAGCTTTCATGGGAACAACAAATCTCGTGCCGAGTTGGAAATGGCGGTGGATCACCACATTGGGGTCATCATCTTAGATAACTTTTATGAGATCCAACTGTTACACGAGATCCTCTTGGAAAAGAACACGAACGTCGACGTGATGCTCCGGTTGACGCCGGGGATTTCGGCGCACACCCACAAGTATATCCAGACGGGGCAGGTTGACAGTAAGTTCGGGTTTGACGTAGATTCCGGGCAGGCCGATCAAGCGGTCCAGGAAGTTTTGAACATCGAGCAGATGCACTTGATTGGCATTCACGCCCACATCGGGTCGCAGATTTTTGGTCCCGAAGGGTTTGAAATGTTGGTCAACAAGCTGGTGGACATTTCCGCCGATTGGCGGGCGAAGTTCCACTACGTGCCCCAGATTTTAAACCTGGGTGGGGGCTTTGGTATTCGTTACACGGCGGATGACCATCCCCTGGGCCCCGAGACGTTCATCGATGACATTGCGGCGACCTTGAAAAAGCGGATCGCCCAACGGCAACTCGAGTTACCGGAGATTTGGATTGAACCGGGTCGGTCGATTGTGGGGCCGGCTGGGTATAACCTTTACACGGTGGGGGCCCGCAAGGATATTCCAGAACTGACCTCATACGTGGCGGTTGATGGGGGGATGGGCGACAATATTCGCCCAGCACTCTACCAAGCTAAGTACGATGCCGTGTGTGCCAATCATTTAAACGCCCCCACGGTGGAACCCGTGCACTTGGCGGGAAAGTACTGTGAGTCCGGCGATATTCTGATCGATCAGGCCGCACTCCCGGCCGTGGTGCCAGGCGATCTGGTGGCGCTATTGGCAACGGGTGCCTACGGGTACTCGATGGCGTCGAACTATAACCGTAATCCCCGGCCCGCCGTGGTTTTCGTCGAGAACGGTCAGGCTAAATGTGTGGTTCAGCGGGAAAGTTACGCGGACTTGACGCGTTTAGATCAATCATACCTATAG
- the htpX gene encoding zinc metalloprotease HtpX, producing MLYEQIAMNKRRTGYVMVGFTLLVVALGAALGDVFAGNWLVGCLWALVVTAVYMLIMISNSTNVVMSLNNAREIKHEDQAPQLWHLIEDMALVGRVPMPRVFIIDDASPNAFATGNSPEHSAVAVTTGLLTRLNREELEGVIGHEISHVRNYDIRLQTIALALSAAISFLVNLASHLMWFGGGRDDDDRDSAGGAIAMVVSILLIFLAPLAASIAQMALSRNREYLADASSVELTRNPQGLISALEKIDDSEPMQEADPSSAAMYIGDPFKNKRKMTDLFATHPPIADRIARLEKM from the coding sequence ATGCTGTATGAACAAATTGCCATGAATAAACGACGAACCGGCTATGTGATGGTTGGTTTTACGCTATTAGTCGTGGCGTTAGGTGCGGCGTTGGGCGACGTGTTTGCCGGTAATTGGCTGGTTGGTTGTCTGTGGGCGCTGGTCGTGACGGCCGTGTACATGTTGATCATGATTAGTAACTCGACCAACGTGGTCATGAGCTTGAATAATGCGCGGGAGATTAAGCATGAAGATCAGGCCCCCCAACTCTGGCACCTGATCGAAGACATGGCGCTGGTGGGCCGCGTACCGATGCCACGCGTCTTTATCATTGATGATGCTAGTCCCAACGCGTTTGCGACGGGGAATAGTCCTGAACATTCCGCCGTAGCGGTGACCACGGGGTTACTGACCCGGTTGAATCGTGAGGAACTGGAAGGCGTGATTGGTCACGAGATTTCACACGTCCGGAATTATGATATCCGCCTGCAAACCATTGCCCTAGCCTTGTCAGCGGCCATTAGCTTCTTGGTGAACCTCGCCAGTCATCTGATGTGGTTCGGCGGGGGACGCGATGATGACGACCGGGACTCGGCCGGTGGCGCCATTGCGATGGTGGTTTCCATCTTGCTGATTTTCTTGGCACCGTTGGCGGCCAGTATTGCGCAGATGGCCTTATCACGTAATCGAGAATATCTGGCCGACGCCTCTAGCGTGGAACTGACGCGAAATCCGCAGGGCCTGATTTCGGCGCTGGAGAAGATTGACGATAGCGAACCGATGCAGGAGGCGGACCCCAGCAGTGCGGCAATGTACATTGGCGATCCGTTTAAAAATAAGCGCAAAATGACGGATTTATTCGCAACGCATCCGCCGATTGCCGATCGAATCGCCCGGCTCGAAAAAATGTAG
- a CDS encoding low molecular weight protein-tyrosine-phosphatase, with protein MHHILFVCLGNICRSPMAEAIAQQLIDQHGWQSQFTVKSVATSPEEEGNPPHPGALKAMRHHGLDASDHRSRPITAADFTWADTIITMDHANVANLQRLAPSAADAAKVKLCLDILPGRQGQAIDDPWYTHKFELTYQELAAAIPAWLTALK; from the coding sequence ATGCACCATATTTTATTCGTTTGTCTAGGCAACATCTGCCGCTCCCCCATGGCCGAGGCCATCGCTCAACAGCTGATTGACCAGCACGGTTGGCAATCCCAGTTTACCGTTAAATCCGTTGCGACTAGTCCCGAAGAAGAGGGGAACCCGCCCCATCCCGGCGCCTTAAAGGCCATGCGCCATCACGGGCTAGACGCTAGTGACCATCGCTCGCGACCCATCACCGCCGCTGACTTTACGTGGGCCGACACCATCATCACCATGGATCACGCCAACGTCGCCAACCTGCAACGGTTGGCCCCGTCAGCCGCCGACGCCGCTAAGGTGAAGCTTTGCTTGGACATTCTTCCCGGTCGGCAGGGACAGGCCATCGACGATCCCTGGTATACCCACAAATTCGAACTCACCTATCAGGAACTGGCCGCCGCAATTCCAGCGTGGTTAACCGCCCTAAAATAG
- a CDS encoding LemA family protein — translation MAWIIAIIVVVLLVIWYVTLYNGFIQIRTHVQESWSQIDVQLKRRNDLIPNLISTTKGYANYEQSTLKKVVELRNQLTAVPAGDRQQTMEVSNALSGTLRSLFAVAENYPDLKANTQFSQLMEELTNTENKIAYSRQLYNSTVANLNMKVQSFPSNLVANIHHFKQEAYLQVPEEEKAAPKVNFDDFGNDNK, via the coding sequence ATGGCTTGGATTATTGCCATTATTGTGGTGGTTTTATTAGTGATTTGGTATGTGACGCTGTACAACGGCTTCATCCAGATCCGCACCCACGTACAGGAATCGTGGAGTCAAATTGACGTGCAGCTTAAGCGACGGAACGATTTGATTCCGAATTTGATTTCCACGACGAAAGGATACGCAAATTATGAACAATCAACCTTAAAAAAGGTGGTTGAGTTACGTAATCAGTTAACGGCGGTGCCCGCCGGTGACCGGCAACAGACCATGGAGGTTTCCAACGCACTGTCCGGGACGTTACGTTCCCTGTTTGCGGTGGCGGAAAATTACCCGGATCTGAAGGCCAATACGCAGTTTTCCCAATTAATGGAAGAGTTAACGAATACGGAAAACAAAATTGCCTACTCGCGGCAGTTGTATAACAGTACCGTGGCCAACCTGAACATGAAGGTTCAATCCTTCCCCAGCAACTTGGTGGCGAACATTCACCACTTCAAGCAAGAGGCGTACTTACAGGTTCCAGAAGAAGAAAAAGCGGCGCCAAAAGTGAACTTTGACGACTTTGGCAACGATAATAAGTAG